The Strigops habroptila isolate Jane chromosome 13, bStrHab1.2.pri, whole genome shotgun sequence genome contains a region encoding:
- the ZMYND8 gene encoding protein kinase C-binding protein 1 isoform X9 produces the protein MHPQSLAEEEIKAEQEVVEGMDISTRSKEFSIDFPQHHLKYMHTELLRKRKEERSESLGGSQFSGFVLVPSRDPGSAERTAQKRKFPSPPHSSNGHSPQDASTSPIKKKKKPGLLNSNNKEQSELRHGPFYYMKQPLTTDPVDVVPQDGRNDFYCWVCHREGQVLCCELCPRVYHAKCLKLTAEPEGDWFCPECEKITVAECIETQSKAMTMLTIEQLSYLLKFALQKMKQPGTEPFQKPVSLDQHPDYAEYIFHPMDLCTLEKNVKKKMYGCTEAFLADAKWILHNCIIYNGGNHKLTQTAKVIIKICEHEMNEIEVCPECYLAACQKRENWFCEPCSNPHPLVWAKLKGFPFWPAKALRDKDGQVDARFFGQHDRAWVPINNCYLMSKEIPFSVKKTKSIFNSAMQEMEVYVDNIRRKFGVFNYAPFRTPYTPNNQYQMLLDPANPTAGTAKTDKQEKIKLNFDMTASPKILMSKSMLSSSTGRRISLTDMPRSPMSTNSSVHTGSDVEQDAEKKATSSHFSASEESMDFIEKNTASPAPTRTGQAGSLSGSPKPFSPQASTPISAKQERTSTPGSILNLNLDRSKAEMDLKELSESVQQQTTPVQLISPKRQIRSRFQLNLDKTIESCKAQLGINEISEAVYTAVEHSDSEDSEKSDTSDSEYSDEDQKSKNDQEDGEDKEGTRSDKESLSLKKKPKPPAQNEDKEELKSTSPEVEKTDDLVKEKAITDTEKEFSEKGKSLQHPAKEKLKGKDETDSPTVHLGLDSDSESELVIDLGDDHCGREGRKTKKDSKETPPKQDVVGKTPPSSSASTQPLPETPVLTRSAAQTPPAGVTATTSASSTVSAPSAATGSPVKKQRPLLPKETAPAVQRVVWNSSNKFQTSSQKWHMQKVQRQQQQQQSQQSQSQQPQSSQGTRYQTRQAVKAVQQKEITQSTSTSTITLVTSTQPISMVTSSGSASTLSSSVNTDLPIATASADVAADIAKYTSKMMDAIKGTMTEIYNDLSKNTTGSTIAEIRRLRIEIEKLQWLHQQELSEMKHNLELTMAEMRQSLEQERDRLIAEVKKQLELEKQQAVDETKKKQWCANCKKEAIFYCCWNTSYCDYPCQQAHWPEHMKSCTQSATATQQETDTEISTETLNKSSQPSSSAQPTPTETASTPKEKEGSADKSKESVTDPSV, from the exons aGTTCTCCATTGACTTCCCTCAACACCATTTAAAGTACATGCATACAGAGCTtttgaggaagaggaaagaagagagaagtgagagTCTGGGTGGAAgtcagttttctggttttgttcttgttccTTCTAGAG atcctggctctgctgaacgcacagcacagaaaaggaaatttccCAGCCCTCCACATTCCTCTAATGGCCACTCACCACAAGATGCATCAACAAGTcctataaaaaagaaaaagaagcctgGTCTATTGAACAGTAACAATAAAGAACAG TCAGAACTAAGACATGGTCCGTTTTACTATATGAAGCAGCCACTCACCACAGACCCTGTTGATGTTGTACCACAGGATGGACGGAATGATTTCTATTGCTGGGTTTGTCATCGGGAAGGCCAAGTCCTCTGCTGTGAACTCTGTCCTCGGGTTTATCATGCTAAGTGTCTGAAACTGACAGCGGAACCAGAGGGGGATTGGTTTTGCCCAGAATGTGAG AAAATCACAGTCGCAGAATGCATAGAAACACAGAGTAAAGCAATGACAATGCTCACCATTGAACAGCTATCATATTTACTGAAGTTTGcactacagaaaatgaaacagccaGGG ACAGAGCCATTTCAAAAGCCAGTTTCACTGGATCAACACCCAGATTATGCAGAATATATCTTTCATCCAATGGACCTTTGTACATTAGAGAAG aatgttaaaaagaaaatgtacgGTTGCACTGAAGCATTTTTGGCTGATGCCAAATGGATTTTGCACAACTGCATTATTTACAATGGGG GAAATCACAAATTGACACAAACAGCAAAAGTCATCATCAAAATCTGTGAGCATGAG atgaaTGAAATTGAAGTATGTCCGGAATGTTATTTAGCTGCTTGCCAAAAACGAGAAAATTGGTTTTGTGAGCCTTGT AGCAATCCCCACCCATTGGTCTGGGCTAAACTCAAAGGCTTTCCATTCTGGCCTGCTAAAGCACTGAGGGATAAAGATGGGCAAGTTGATGCCCGTTTCTTTGGCCAACACGACAG GGCCTGGGTTCCAATAAATAATTGCTACCTCATGTCTaaagaaattcctttttctgtgaaaaagacTAAAAGCATCTTCAATAGTGCAATGCAAGAAATGGAGGTTTATGTTGATAACATTCGTAGAAAATTTGGAGTATTTAATTACGCACCTTTCCGGACACCGTATACCCCCAACAATCAATACCAAATGTTACTGGACCCTGCAAACCCAACTGCTGGAACTGCAAAGACAGACAAACAAGAGAAAATCAAACTGAACTTTGATATGACAGCATCGCCCAAGATTCTAATGAGCAAGTCTATGCTGAGCAGTAGTACTGGTCGTAGGATTTCACTGACAGATATGCCACGGTCACCAATGAGTACAAACTCATCAGTTCACACTGGATCTGATGTTGAACAGgatgcagagaaaaaagcaacTTCCAGTCATTTTAGTGCCAGTGAAGAATCCATGGACTTTATTGAGAAAAATACAG cttctccagcacCAACAAGAACGGGTCAAGCAGGGAGCTTGTCAGGCAGCCCCAAACCTTTCTCTCCTCAAGCATCAACACCAATTTCTGCTAAGCAAGAAAGAACTTCCACTCCAGGAAGCATTCTGAATCTGAATCTTG atCGTAGCAAAGCTGAGATGGATCTGAAAGAGCTGAGTGAGTCAGTCCAACAGCAGACCACTCCTGTGCAACTCATTTCACCCAAACGACAGATACGTAGTAGGTTCCAGCTTAATCTTGACAAGACAATAGAGAGTTGTAAAGCACAACTTG GAATAAATGAAATATCTGAAGCTGTTTATACTGCAGTAGAACACAGTGACTCTGAAGATTCTGAAAAATCCGACACCAGTGACAGTGAATATAGTGATGAGGATCAGAAATCAAAGAATGATCAAGAAGATGGAGAGGACAAAGAAGGTACAAGAAGTGACAAAGAATCAttgagcttaaaaaaaaaacctaagccCCCAGCacaaaatgaagacaaagagGAACTTAAAAGCACAAGTCCAGAAGTGGAGAAAACAGATGACCTGGTCAAAGAAAAGGCAATTacagacactgaaaaagaattttctgaaaaggggaaaagtttACAGcatcctgcaaaagaaaaactgaaaggtAAAGATGAAACCGACTCCCCAACTGTGCATCTAGGACTGGACTCCGATTCGGAGAGTGAACTTGTCATCGATCTAGGAGATGATCATTGTGGCcgtgaaggaaggaaaaccaagaaagacTCTAAAGAAACTCCTCCTAAACAAGATG TTGTAGGTAAAACTCCACCTTCCTCCAGTGCAAGCACTCAGCCTCTACCAGAAACTCCAGTACTTACTCGCTCTGCAGCCCAGACTCCACCAGCTGGTGTGACAGCCACTACTAGTGCTTCTTCTACTGTTAGTGCTCCATCTGCAGCCACTGGAAGCCCCGTGAAAAAGCAGAGGCCTCTGCTGCCGAAGGAGACAGCCCCTGCTGTGCAGCGTGTGGTGTGGAATTCCTCAAATAAATTTCAGACATCTTCTCAGAAATGGCACATGCAGAAGGTGCAGagacagcagcaacagcagcagagccagcagtCTCAGTCACAGCAACCTCAGTCCTCTCAAGGGACAAGATATCAGACAAGACAAGCAGTTAAAG CTGTGCAGCAAAAAGAGATCACCCAGAGCACTTCCACTTCCACTATAACCTTGGTTACAAGTACTCAACCTATTTCTATGGTTACCAGTTCTGGATCTGCAAGTACACTTTCTTCCTCAGTTAATACAGACTTGCCAATTGCAACAGCTTCAGCTGATGTGGCTGCAGATATTGCTAAATACACTAGCAAA atgATGGATGCCATCAAAGGAACAATGACTGAAATATATAATGATCTTTCAAAAAATACTACTGGAAGTACAATAGCTGAG atCCGGCGTTTGAGGATTGAGATAGAAAAACTTCAATGGTTACATCAACAGGAACTCTCAGAAATGAAGCATAATCTAG AACTGACAATGGCTGAAATGCGTCAGAGTCTAGAACAAGAACGGGATCGTTTGATCGCTGAAGTGAAGAAGCAGCTGGaattggaaaagcagcaagcagtgGATGAAACTAAAAAGAAGCAGTGGTGTGCTAACTGCAAGAAAGAGGccattttttattgctgttggaATACTAGCTACTGTGACTATCCCTGCCAACAAGCTCACTGGCCTGAGCACATGAAATCTTGCACACAGTCAG cTACTGCAACACAGCAAGAAACAGATACTGAAATTAgcacagaaacattaaataaatcatCCCAGCCCAGTTCAAGTGCGCAGCCTACACCCACAGAAACAGCCAGCACCCCGAAGGAAAAGGAAGGTTCAGctgataaaagcaaagaaagtgtTACA gACCCATCAGTGTAG
- the ZMYND8 gene encoding protein kinase C-binding protein 1 isoform X14 codes for MHPQSLAEEEIKAEQEVVEGMDISTRSKEFSIDFPQHHLKYMHTELLRKRKEERSESLGGSQFSGFVLVPSRDPGSAERTAQKRKFPSPPHSSNGHSPQDASTSPIKKKKKPGLLNSNNKEQSELRHGPFYYMKQPLTTDPVDVVPQDGRNDFYCWVCHREGQVLCCELCPRVYHAKCLKLTAEPEGDWFCPECEKITVAECIETQSKAMTMLTIEQLSYLLKFALQKMKQPGTEPFQKPVSLDQHPDYAEYIFHPMDLCTLEKNVKKKMYGCTEAFLADAKWILHNCIIYNGGNHKLTQTAKVIIKICEHEMNEIEVCPECYLAACQKRENWFCEPCSNPHPLVWAKLKGFPFWPAKALRDKDGQVDARFFGQHDRAWVPINNCYLMSKEIPFSVKKTKSIFNSAMQEMEVYVDNIRRKFGVFNYAPFRTPYTPNNQYQMLLDPANPTAGTAKTDKQEKIKLNFDMTASPKILMSKSMLSSSTGRRISLTDMPRSPMSTNSSVHTGSDVEQDAEKKATSSHFSASEESMDFIEKNTASPAPTRTGQAGSLSGSPKPFSPQASTPISAKQERTSTPGSILNLNLDRSKAEMDLKELSESVQQQTTPVQLISPKRQIRSRFQLNLDKTIESCKAQLGINEISEAVYTAVEHSDSEDSEKSDTSDSEYSDEDQKSKNDQEDGEDKEGTRSDKESLSLKKKPKPPAQNEDKEELKSTSPEVEKTDDLVKEKAITDTEKEFSEKGKSLQHPAKEKLKGKDETDSPTVHLGLDSDSESELVIDLGDDHCGREGRKTKKDSKETPPKQDVVGKTPPSSSASTQPLPETPVLTRSAAQTPPAGVTATTSASSTVSAPSAATGSPVKKQRPLLPKETAPAVQRVVWNSSNKFQTSSQKWHMQKVQRQQQQQQSQQSQSQQPQSSQGTRYQTRQAVKAVQQKEITQSTSTSTITLVTSTQPISMVTSSGSASTLSSSVNTDLPIATASADVAADIAKYTSKMMDAIKGTMTEIYNDLSKNTTGSTIAEN; via the exons aGTTCTCCATTGACTTCCCTCAACACCATTTAAAGTACATGCATACAGAGCTtttgaggaagaggaaagaagagagaagtgagagTCTGGGTGGAAgtcagttttctggttttgttcttgttccTTCTAGAG atcctggctctgctgaacgcacagcacagaaaaggaaatttccCAGCCCTCCACATTCCTCTAATGGCCACTCACCACAAGATGCATCAACAAGTcctataaaaaagaaaaagaagcctgGTCTATTGAACAGTAACAATAAAGAACAG TCAGAACTAAGACATGGTCCGTTTTACTATATGAAGCAGCCACTCACCACAGACCCTGTTGATGTTGTACCACAGGATGGACGGAATGATTTCTATTGCTGGGTTTGTCATCGGGAAGGCCAAGTCCTCTGCTGTGAACTCTGTCCTCGGGTTTATCATGCTAAGTGTCTGAAACTGACAGCGGAACCAGAGGGGGATTGGTTTTGCCCAGAATGTGAG AAAATCACAGTCGCAGAATGCATAGAAACACAGAGTAAAGCAATGACAATGCTCACCATTGAACAGCTATCATATTTACTGAAGTTTGcactacagaaaatgaaacagccaGGG ACAGAGCCATTTCAAAAGCCAGTTTCACTGGATCAACACCCAGATTATGCAGAATATATCTTTCATCCAATGGACCTTTGTACATTAGAGAAG aatgttaaaaagaaaatgtacgGTTGCACTGAAGCATTTTTGGCTGATGCCAAATGGATTTTGCACAACTGCATTATTTACAATGGGG GAAATCACAAATTGACACAAACAGCAAAAGTCATCATCAAAATCTGTGAGCATGAG atgaaTGAAATTGAAGTATGTCCGGAATGTTATTTAGCTGCTTGCCAAAAACGAGAAAATTGGTTTTGTGAGCCTTGT AGCAATCCCCACCCATTGGTCTGGGCTAAACTCAAAGGCTTTCCATTCTGGCCTGCTAAAGCACTGAGGGATAAAGATGGGCAAGTTGATGCCCGTTTCTTTGGCCAACACGACAG GGCCTGGGTTCCAATAAATAATTGCTACCTCATGTCTaaagaaattcctttttctgtgaaaaagacTAAAAGCATCTTCAATAGTGCAATGCAAGAAATGGAGGTTTATGTTGATAACATTCGTAGAAAATTTGGAGTATTTAATTACGCACCTTTCCGGACACCGTATACCCCCAACAATCAATACCAAATGTTACTGGACCCTGCAAACCCAACTGCTGGAACTGCAAAGACAGACAAACAAGAGAAAATCAAACTGAACTTTGATATGACAGCATCGCCCAAGATTCTAATGAGCAAGTCTATGCTGAGCAGTAGTACTGGTCGTAGGATTTCACTGACAGATATGCCACGGTCACCAATGAGTACAAACTCATCAGTTCACACTGGATCTGATGTTGAACAGgatgcagagaaaaaagcaacTTCCAGTCATTTTAGTGCCAGTGAAGAATCCATGGACTTTATTGAGAAAAATACAG cttctccagcacCAACAAGAACGGGTCAAGCAGGGAGCTTGTCAGGCAGCCCCAAACCTTTCTCTCCTCAAGCATCAACACCAATTTCTGCTAAGCAAGAAAGAACTTCCACTCCAGGAAGCATTCTGAATCTGAATCTTG atCGTAGCAAAGCTGAGATGGATCTGAAAGAGCTGAGTGAGTCAGTCCAACAGCAGACCACTCCTGTGCAACTCATTTCACCCAAACGACAGATACGTAGTAGGTTCCAGCTTAATCTTGACAAGACAATAGAGAGTTGTAAAGCACAACTTG GAATAAATGAAATATCTGAAGCTGTTTATACTGCAGTAGAACACAGTGACTCTGAAGATTCTGAAAAATCCGACACCAGTGACAGTGAATATAGTGATGAGGATCAGAAATCAAAGAATGATCAAGAAGATGGAGAGGACAAAGAAGGTACAAGAAGTGACAAAGAATCAttgagcttaaaaaaaaaacctaagccCCCAGCacaaaatgaagacaaagagGAACTTAAAAGCACAAGTCCAGAAGTGGAGAAAACAGATGACCTGGTCAAAGAAAAGGCAATTacagacactgaaaaagaattttctgaaaaggggaaaagtttACAGcatcctgcaaaagaaaaactgaaaggtAAAGATGAAACCGACTCCCCAACTGTGCATCTAGGACTGGACTCCGATTCGGAGAGTGAACTTGTCATCGATCTAGGAGATGATCATTGTGGCcgtgaaggaaggaaaaccaagaaagacTCTAAAGAAACTCCTCCTAAACAAGATG TTGTAGGTAAAACTCCACCTTCCTCCAGTGCAAGCACTCAGCCTCTACCAGAAACTCCAGTACTTACTCGCTCTGCAGCCCAGACTCCACCAGCTGGTGTGACAGCCACTACTAGTGCTTCTTCTACTGTTAGTGCTCCATCTGCAGCCACTGGAAGCCCCGTGAAAAAGCAGAGGCCTCTGCTGCCGAAGGAGACAGCCCCTGCTGTGCAGCGTGTGGTGTGGAATTCCTCAAATAAATTTCAGACATCTTCTCAGAAATGGCACATGCAGAAGGTGCAGagacagcagcaacagcagcagagccagcagtCTCAGTCACAGCAACCTCAGTCCTCTCAAGGGACAAGATATCAGACAAGACAAGCAGTTAAAG CTGTGCAGCAAAAAGAGATCACCCAGAGCACTTCCACTTCCACTATAACCTTGGTTACAAGTACTCAACCTATTTCTATGGTTACCAGTTCTGGATCTGCAAGTACACTTTCTTCCTCAGTTAATACAGACTTGCCAATTGCAACAGCTTCAGCTGATGTGGCTGCAGATATTGCTAAATACACTAGCAAA atgATGGATGCCATCAAAGGAACAATGACTGAAATATATAATGATCTTTCAAAAAATACTACTGGAAGTACAATAGCTGAG AACTGA
- the ZMYND8 gene encoding protein kinase C-binding protein 1 isoform X7: MHTELLRKRKEERSESLGGSQFSGFVLVPSRDPGSAERTAQKRKFPSPPHSSNGHSPQDASTSPIKKKKKPGLLNSNNKEQSELRHGPFYYMKQPLTTDPVDVVPQDGRNDFYCWVCHREGQVLCCELCPRVYHAKCLKLTAEPEGDWFCPECEKITVAECIETQSKAMTMLTIEQLSYLLKFALQKMKQPGTEPFQKPVSLDQHPDYAEYIFHPMDLCTLEKNVKKKMYGCTEAFLADAKWILHNCIIYNGGNHKLTQTAKVIIKICEHEMNEIEVCPECYLAACQKRENWFCEPCSNPHPLVWAKLKGFPFWPAKALRDKDGQVDARFFGQHDRAWVPINNCYLMSKEIPFSVKKTKSIFNSAMQEMEVYVDNIRRKFGVFNYAPFRTPYTPNNQYQMLLDPANPTAGTAKTDKQEKIKLNFDMTASPKILMSKSMLSSSTGRRISLTDMPRSPMSTNSSVHTGSDVEQDAEKKATSSHFSASEESMDFIEKNTASPAPTRTGQAGSLSGSPKPFSPQASTPISAKQERTSTPGSILNLNLDRSKAEMDLKELSESVQQQTTPVQLISPKRQIRSRFQLNLDKTIESCKAQLGINEISEAVYTAVEHSDSEDSEKSDTSDSEYSDEDQKSKNDQEDGEDKEGTRSDKESLSLKKKPKPPAQNEDKEELKSTSPEVEKTDDLVKEKAITDTEKEFSEKGKSLQHPAKEKLKGKDETDSPTVHLGLDSDSESELVIDLGDDHCGREGRKTKKDSKETPPKQDVVGKTPPSSSASTQPLPETPVLTRSAAQTPPAGVTATTSASSTVSAPSAATGSPVKKQRPLLPKETAPAVQRVVWNSSNKFQTSSQKWHMQKVQRQQQQQQSQQSQSQQPQSSQGTRYQTRQAVKAVQQKEITQSTSTSTITLVTSTQPISMVTSSGSASTLSSSVNTDLPIATASADVAADIAKYTSKMMDAIKGTMTEIYNDLSKNTTGSTIAEIRRLRIEIEKLQWLHQQELSEMKHNLELTMAEMRQSLEQERDRLIAEVKKQLELEKQQAVDETKKKQWCANCKKEAIFYCCWNTSYCDYPCQQAHWPEHMKSCTQSATATQQETDTEISTETLNKSSQPSSSAQPTPTETASTPKEKEGSADKSKESVTIATGVTSNQPIKLVQVPQTTTYIPTTQPTIVSTISSFQVCSSSVPGIKIAQYFWGVVSVCCSIKR; encoded by the exons ATGCATACAGAGCTtttgaggaagaggaaagaagagagaagtgagagTCTGGGTGGAAgtcagttttctggttttgttcttgttccTTCTAGAG atcctggctctgctgaacgcacagcacagaaaaggaaatttccCAGCCCTCCACATTCCTCTAATGGCCACTCACCACAAGATGCATCAACAAGTcctataaaaaagaaaaagaagcctgGTCTATTGAACAGTAACAATAAAGAACAG TCAGAACTAAGACATGGTCCGTTTTACTATATGAAGCAGCCACTCACCACAGACCCTGTTGATGTTGTACCACAGGATGGACGGAATGATTTCTATTGCTGGGTTTGTCATCGGGAAGGCCAAGTCCTCTGCTGTGAACTCTGTCCTCGGGTTTATCATGCTAAGTGTCTGAAACTGACAGCGGAACCAGAGGGGGATTGGTTTTGCCCAGAATGTGAG AAAATCACAGTCGCAGAATGCATAGAAACACAGAGTAAAGCAATGACAATGCTCACCATTGAACAGCTATCATATTTACTGAAGTTTGcactacagaaaatgaaacagccaGGG ACAGAGCCATTTCAAAAGCCAGTTTCACTGGATCAACACCCAGATTATGCAGAATATATCTTTCATCCAATGGACCTTTGTACATTAGAGAAG aatgttaaaaagaaaatgtacgGTTGCACTGAAGCATTTTTGGCTGATGCCAAATGGATTTTGCACAACTGCATTATTTACAATGGGG GAAATCACAAATTGACACAAACAGCAAAAGTCATCATCAAAATCTGTGAGCATGAG atgaaTGAAATTGAAGTATGTCCGGAATGTTATTTAGCTGCTTGCCAAAAACGAGAAAATTGGTTTTGTGAGCCTTGT AGCAATCCCCACCCATTGGTCTGGGCTAAACTCAAAGGCTTTCCATTCTGGCCTGCTAAAGCACTGAGGGATAAAGATGGGCAAGTTGATGCCCGTTTCTTTGGCCAACACGACAG GGCCTGGGTTCCAATAAATAATTGCTACCTCATGTCTaaagaaattcctttttctgtgaaaaagacTAAAAGCATCTTCAATAGTGCAATGCAAGAAATGGAGGTTTATGTTGATAACATTCGTAGAAAATTTGGAGTATTTAATTACGCACCTTTCCGGACACCGTATACCCCCAACAATCAATACCAAATGTTACTGGACCCTGCAAACCCAACTGCTGGAACTGCAAAGACAGACAAACAAGAGAAAATCAAACTGAACTTTGATATGACAGCATCGCCCAAGATTCTAATGAGCAAGTCTATGCTGAGCAGTAGTACTGGTCGTAGGATTTCACTGACAGATATGCCACGGTCACCAATGAGTACAAACTCATCAGTTCACACTGGATCTGATGTTGAACAGgatgcagagaaaaaagcaacTTCCAGTCATTTTAGTGCCAGTGAAGAATCCATGGACTTTATTGAGAAAAATACAG cttctccagcacCAACAAGAACGGGTCAAGCAGGGAGCTTGTCAGGCAGCCCCAAACCTTTCTCTCCTCAAGCATCAACACCAATTTCTGCTAAGCAAGAAAGAACTTCCACTCCAGGAAGCATTCTGAATCTGAATCTTG atCGTAGCAAAGCTGAGATGGATCTGAAAGAGCTGAGTGAGTCAGTCCAACAGCAGACCACTCCTGTGCAACTCATTTCACCCAAACGACAGATACGTAGTAGGTTCCAGCTTAATCTTGACAAGACAATAGAGAGTTGTAAAGCACAACTTG GAATAAATGAAATATCTGAAGCTGTTTATACTGCAGTAGAACACAGTGACTCTGAAGATTCTGAAAAATCCGACACCAGTGACAGTGAATATAGTGATGAGGATCAGAAATCAAAGAATGATCAAGAAGATGGAGAGGACAAAGAAGGTACAAGAAGTGACAAAGAATCAttgagcttaaaaaaaaaacctaagccCCCAGCacaaaatgaagacaaagagGAACTTAAAAGCACAAGTCCAGAAGTGGAGAAAACAGATGACCTGGTCAAAGAAAAGGCAATTacagacactgaaaaagaattttctgaaaaggggaaaagtttACAGcatcctgcaaaagaaaaactgaaaggtAAAGATGAAACCGACTCCCCAACTGTGCATCTAGGACTGGACTCCGATTCGGAGAGTGAACTTGTCATCGATCTAGGAGATGATCATTGTGGCcgtgaaggaaggaaaaccaagaaagacTCTAAAGAAACTCCTCCTAAACAAGATG TTGTAGGTAAAACTCCACCTTCCTCCAGTGCAAGCACTCAGCCTCTACCAGAAACTCCAGTACTTACTCGCTCTGCAGCCCAGACTCCACCAGCTGGTGTGACAGCCACTACTAGTGCTTCTTCTACTGTTAGTGCTCCATCTGCAGCCACTGGAAGCCCCGTGAAAAAGCAGAGGCCTCTGCTGCCGAAGGAGACAGCCCCTGCTGTGCAGCGTGTGGTGTGGAATTCCTCAAATAAATTTCAGACATCTTCTCAGAAATGGCACATGCAGAAGGTGCAGagacagcagcaacagcagcagagccagcagtCTCAGTCACAGCAACCTCAGTCCTCTCAAGGGACAAGATATCAGACAAGACAAGCAGTTAAAG CTGTGCAGCAAAAAGAGATCACCCAGAGCACTTCCACTTCCACTATAACCTTGGTTACAAGTACTCAACCTATTTCTATGGTTACCAGTTCTGGATCTGCAAGTACACTTTCTTCCTCAGTTAATACAGACTTGCCAATTGCAACAGCTTCAGCTGATGTGGCTGCAGATATTGCTAAATACACTAGCAAA atgATGGATGCCATCAAAGGAACAATGACTGAAATATATAATGATCTTTCAAAAAATACTACTGGAAGTACAATAGCTGAG atCCGGCGTTTGAGGATTGAGATAGAAAAACTTCAATGGTTACATCAACAGGAACTCTCAGAAATGAAGCATAATCTAG AACTGACAATGGCTGAAATGCGTCAGAGTCTAGAACAAGAACGGGATCGTTTGATCGCTGAAGTGAAGAAGCAGCTGGaattggaaaagcagcaagcagtgGATGAAACTAAAAAGAAGCAGTGGTGTGCTAACTGCAAGAAAGAGGccattttttattgctgttggaATACTAGCTACTGTGACTATCCCTGCCAACAAGCTCACTGGCCTGAGCACATGAAATCTTGCACACAGTCAG cTACTGCAACACAGCAAGAAACAGATACTGAAATTAgcacagaaacattaaataaatcatCCCAGCCCAGTTCAAGTGCGCAGCCTACACCCACAGAAACAGCCAGCACCCCGAAGGAAAAGGAAGGTTCAGctgataaaagcaaagaaagtgtTACA aTAGCAACAGGTGTGACAAGCAACCAGCCTATAAAACTGGTCCAGGTACCGCAGACCACCACCTATATTCCAACTACTCAACCCACAATTGTAAGTACAATATCATCATTTCAAGTCTGCAGTAGTAGTGTTCCTGGCATTAAAATTGCTCAGTATTTCTGGGGGGTTGTCTCCGTCTGCTGTTCTATCAAGAGATGA